The DNA region tttcagaagcACTGACTTTTTGCACTATTAATATACATAGTGTTACGTAACAGCTCTTGAGTACAGTACATGCAGCAGAATATATCTGTTGTATATAAAACATACATTTAAAATCTTGACTTATCGGAATTTTTGGAAGATTGAGTATTTGTAGAATGCCCACTGCTTAGAGAAAatggtttgatagtacaaatATCTGCATATGCTGGCCACTGGAACAATCCAAGGCTCACTGGAATAGTATCTATAGCACATCAAGGTGCATAAATAATTTACCTACAATATTAAAACATGACTTAGCAAAACCAATAGTTCAAGATCTTATGACTGGGGGCTGGAACTAGAAGATCTTTacggtcccttccaaccttaccATTCTATGATTGCTATGTTACTCTTCAGTGGTTGCAAGGAAGTGTGCTGAGAGTTGCCCCTCCCCTCCCAAGTCCTTTATAAAACCTATattatgcaatttttttccagatgaacAAACTTATTTATGTCTACTGCCTCTTCTCTTCATTGCAGCTGTACATTGTGGACAGTACCATTTCCCTTTTGGTGCTTCTGTCAGTCCAACACATCCATAGTGGAACCACTCAATAGGGCACTATAAAAAGAGTTAAAAGAGAGGGTTTGtgaattgggttttttttcaaaatgagtATCACAAATACAATTCTATGAAAATGCAACGTGAGTGAAAAGTTTAGATTTGGCATTTCACACCAGTTACAGGACAAAACAAAGAGAGGGGAAGATCTGCAACATACATTCAGTACACtaagaaaaatgataaaaattctAGGAGTCATATATGGACTCACATTACAGAGCAGAATAAGTATGTTGTGCTTTGAAATACTTAGTTTGACAAAGAAATCTTACCACTCACTTCTGTTTAAATGTAGTTATCTCAGTAAATACATTATGATATTCAACTGTTCTTTGAaaacttttttgtttgaaaaggaCAACTCTTATTAGTAGTGAAATAGCTgaaaattcacagaaataaagGGTATTTTGAAGCAGGGCATTTTTGAACCTAGCAAAGGCTGCCAGTTTCTAAAAGACTCTAAGCCATGTGGAGACATGAGAAGTTTCCTGAAGGATGGTTCAAATCATACGCACTTTACTCTAAAAAACTCTACTCAAAAACAAACTCTGAAAAAAAGCAACTCCTACATGCAATAGTTATATGCATAAGCCTCTCATGAACCTTTTGAACTTTATTACTTACATCTTGGTTATCACAGCCTACCATTTCACCATAGGACACCtagtaaaataagaaaaaaaaaacgtTAGCAATTACATTTTGAAAGAGCCCAACATTCAAATTCCTTCCTTTGAGGAGTTCTTCCATTAATAGCAGTAACAACATCTTCATTTTACTTTTGTTACACAACCCAAACACCATCATGTTTATAGTGAATTGATTTTTCAAAACTGTTTATGCAAACCAAGATACATTTGCATATTTCAGATTGGATAAGAAACTAAATTCACTGCAAATCctctcaatttttaaaaaatttgattATTCCTGAAGTCTCCACTACAAGATTTAAAACTCTCCAAGGATATCACATCACTTAAAAAACTGACTATTTTTAGCTTCAACAGTTCATTCTTCACACCACCAGTAAGTAAATAAAAACAGATCAGAAGTTCAAGagtaaaaatacagttttttcAAAATTAGCATTCAGAGAAGGAAGTTCAGCTACATCAAAACAGCAGCTGTAGTTGTATTTCAATTTGGAGGCCATCCTTACCTGATTACAAATACAGTAACGTGGCTCATTTGGATCATAGGTCCAATCAACCTGGCTGTTAGAATCAGACTCTGGTATTACTGCTGTTTGCTGAGACAGTTCTTGTGCCAGCGCAGATGAAGAAGAACATGATGATagagaggaagaagatgatgatgatgaggacTGCTGACTTGAggatttgttgttgtttctgaggaagagtaaaaagaaaaaaggaaaaaaaagtgcatagatgatttattttctgccaAGTTAAAGAATCACTAAACAAGTACTTTGTTGACTCTGAACTGCTGCAGTATGTAAATCCCAAAGCTGTCATTCACCATCACATTTCATTCAACCACTGGAATGCACCCACTGTATGCCcttggaaaaggaaacaaatcaTACCAACTTACAAGTGCAGGATGTGCTGCTCTGATCAATGGAATTCAACAGCTCTAAACTGTCTAGTGGCTTTAACAAATGCTCTTCTTCACAAAGTTTTCCCTCAATAGTTTTGGTGTCAAGTCCTTATAAAAATTGTTACCAATAAAACAGGAATTTACATATAAATAATGTCATACGTCATGTACAATAGATAACTGTTTTGAAGATGTCTGATTCTCTGTTAATCTCCACTCAAGCATCAGCAATCACTCCATAGGAATGGTGCCAAAGtaaaatttctctgcttttgcttATAGGTCAGACCTGACACCCAAGATATTCATAGATGAAAAATGCTTCTCAAACAGCATTATAACTGAGTTGTGAACACACACAaatttgaatgaagaaaaaaactcaAGACAATTTAAAAGGATGGGTATTTTGAGATAAATTCTTTCAAGTACAAGTTCTGATTGTTGAATGTGTTGTAACATGGAGttgttaaaaatgttttaaaacttcATTCAGAAATGAAATTCATTCCCTGTTCTACACAGTCAGTCATTAGAAAGTGTCATGTTTACTTGGCATCAGACATCTCCAGGTTATTTCAAAACCATCCACAAACCATTGCACAGTAATTCCCAACAATTGCTGTTAGATCAATCCTCTCCAAAACACGGAAAAGTGAGGGAAGAAACTTGATTGTATCTCAGATAAAAACGCAGATCAATAAAGtttgcttaaagaaaaagaagtgggAGAACTAAAGAACACAGCGCTGCAAAAAAAATGGCCAAGAGGCAGTAACCACCTTCTGCTGATTCCCCCCCACAGATATTAAATACAATGTATTCTATTACAGCCCatgacttttttaaaaaaaaagctcatcTGCCTTCAAATTTATAATTACAGTCAACAATAAGAAAACCTACTTGCTTTTTCTGCCACTTCGTGAATCTGTGGTTGATGAACTTAATGTCTGAGTTAAGGTAGATGCCAGAGCTGATGATGAATATCCAGCTGAATCTCTGGACAATGAAAATTCTCTTCCAAGCTGAAAATCATTGTTCTTAAATGCTTCATAGCTGGCTTTTAGACTGGATGTTCGTCTTCCCTCCTTCATCTAAAAGGAATGCTGATGTTGTATCAGATTACACAGTAAAGGTGCTACATAAGGCTGCTAACTGCTAATGATATGCACAGGTTCACTCGTTACCTTGTTAATGAAATTATGTacagaaagcactgaaatgtgTGAGAACATCTTCCaggaaaagtcagaaaacaaGTTGACCCTGTAGGCTAGCTAAACAGGATGAAACTGTCGCATAATAATAAAATTCTAATATAAGAACTGAATCACATCAGCTGAAAGCGATCATGggaattcagatttttttaaaaaaaacaaaaccagtcaCTAGCCTTTCTTCTTAATCATAAGCAGATGGCAGAATGACAAGAATAGTTTGACATTACCTGTGCCGTGGCTTGCACTGCTTGAGCTGCTGCCATGGTAATTGCACCGGCCCCGGATCCTGAAGATAATGAGCCCAGGTTATATGATGCCAATGGTTGAGAAGAGTTTGTATTGTATGCATTGTTTGAAGAGGATGATGAATTACTGTTTCGACACCCTTGATGAACAGAACACATTTATGAAATTCAAAATGAAACTAAATTCCTTTGCATTTTAAGAAGAGTTATATGATAGCCAGTGAAAGAGTAGGAACTCCGTTTACGCATCAGAGCAGTCTAATCATTtggaaaaaaggttttaaaagtaATTAGATACAGCCAGTATTTGTTtatgaggggggaaaaaagagaagtttgTTCTTTTCTCCTCATGTGCAAGGAGTCCTTTTAGAAAGACAGCTCTCACTATGATGCTCAGCTATTGAAGAACAGATACAGCTGCCATACCTATGCCTATATTGAAACAATTCTCACTACTATAATCATCAAGAAGAAGGTAAGAATGATTACACACCTATACTGTTTCTGAAGTAAAACTTCCAACAATCTTTACTCTAAAATCTACAAATCAGTTTTAATGCAAAACAATTTCCGGGGTCATCTGCAGAGTGACAGCTGCTCAAATATAGCTACATTTTATTTGCAGCCTCAAGTGAagtttcttcaaaagaaaactgaaatagaCATGACTGAAATGACTTAAAACTGACTTAAAACATGATTGAGGTATCTGATTTACTATATAACTCCTTAGtcctttattttcagaaaagaaaccaTGAAACACCTTAATATTGAGAATAGGCAGAaaggtttaggtttttttagtCACTATATACAAAAAGACTTTTCTTTTGACATAGacaacacatgaaaaaaatttattttcagaccAACTCTTAGAAAAAGGTGTGAAAATTCTTTTCCCTTACTTTGGAAACTGTTGTATGcattttcttcccaaaaatAATGCATTCATCTCTTATATTTGTACTACTAGCTGAATGAAACTGTACTGTTATCTTCTTCAAAgtgtaaataaaaagaaacagcCATCATACAGCTGTTAAATGACAACAAAGCAGACACACTTCATGGAAGACACAGATGACTAAGAATGCCTGTAATTTCTCATGTTTCAAGTGACTGAAAATCCCAGGGAAAGCGGTATCAGTCTCTGATTGAGGACTGGCTGAATGACAGATCCCAGAAGGTCTTTATTGATGGCACAGGGTCTAGAAATTCCACAAAGGAAAGTGCAGCGCACCTGGAGAGGAACAACCCCAAGCAACAGCAGAGGCTGTGGGCTGACCTGCTGAAAGGCcaccctgaggagaaggacctCAGGGTCCTGGTGAACAACAAACTGTCCCTCAGCCAGCAGTGTTCTctgggggccaagaaggccaatggtgTTCTGGGGAGCATTAGGAAAAGCATGGCCAGAaggttgagggaggtgatcctgaCCCTCACTCAGCCCTAGCAAAGCtgcatctggagtgctgtgtcctgttctgggctcctcagtacaagagaCATGGAGCTTCTGCAGTGGGTCCAGTGGAGTGAAGAAAACccttatgaggaaaggctgagggagctgggcctgttcagcctcgAGAAGAGATGACTGAGAGGGGACCCCATCACTGTCTGTGAGCATCTCAAGGGAAGGTGTCaaggggatggagccaggctctgcttggtggtgccaagcaataggaCCAAAGGCAAAAGGCAGGACCTCATGCACAGGAAGCTCCACCTGAATATAAGGAAGAACTTCTGTACTGTGCAGGTGGCTACACACAGGACAGGTTGCAtaggaacaggctgtccagagaggctgtggagtctccctcactggaaaTATTCAACAACTGTCTGGACACAaccctgtgccatgtgctctgggatggccctgctggagcagggaggctgcaccagatgacccactggggtccctttcaaccttacctattccatgattctgtgatttcagaaGACAAATTCACAAACATAATTAAGTTTCTCTTCTGACTAAAAAGCAATGAAATGAAAGACAATTAGGATTACCTGGTGTGTTTTCTTTAGAAGCATCTGATGTCAGGGTAGATAGAAGAGCTTCAGATTTAAACTTCTTTTCAGGAACATGATCTGTTGTACTATGGTGAGATGGATTGTGTTTCCtttctaaatgaaataaattaaacgAAATTTAAAATCTATTCAGCTCGAAAGTCAAATTATGCTAGTACTTTCAACTAATTCCCACCAGCAAAACCTAATTTATTCTTGCACTTCTTAACAGATATGATTAGTGTTTATTatgctttgttttctccttgCAATGATGGAGGGGAAAAACGTTCTGAACCATCTTTTTCCTCATACTTctcaacaaaaaaaccccaaaggaaaCATAAAGAGTGGCCATGTTTTTAAGTTTCAAATACTTACTCTCCACTGGAGTGTGAGAATGGGAGTGATGGTTAttcacaggctgtgctggtgtaTCCAGCTCCAGAGACCCTAAGAGGGAGGTAAGAATGACATGAAAATTGAGAGTTGGCACTTGTTTAACTTTTACATACTAAAGGGATTGTTAAAATACTAACCAAATCACAATGcagttatatttattttaatcagaAGAATTTTTGCTGGCGTTGAAACCATTTCTACAGTACAACCATGAACCAGTGAGATTAGTTCTCAAATAAAAATTGGTGACTGCTACTATCTTGTTGAAATCAAGAGCTTAAAATCAAGACAAATAAGAAGAACCAAGAACATTATTGCCCTCACCAAGCCACTGAATCAAATGAGTTGCAGAATGGCTGCACCAAAAGTACTGACCATCTACACCAGTATAAACTGAAGACTGAACAATATAAACTGTATAAACAAGGCATCTTGTTCCACTGAGTCTACCTTGTCACATTCAGTCAAAACTCAAGAAAATAGCAGTTTCATCTTTAAAGAAGATTTAACATTCAAATGAAAGGGCTGCAGACCATCATCCAGATTTTCTTAACATCCAAAATACACAGAGCAAcaatacaaataaaaacaaaacaaaaaaccccacaaaaccaacaaacaacaacaaatccCACCCCCATCCTCCCCCCCGCAAAAGGAAAAAGTCAGGCATAAATCCAAGTATATGTCTAACAATAATATTTCTTGTAAGATGAGGCCAATTAATTACAGCATAGGAGAGACTTTGGCTATAAATTTGGAACAATATACAATATTTTGTTCTCCGATCTCTAATAAAAAGATCTTTAAGTAGTTGCAAGTACCCACCAACTTACATTTATACAGAAGACAAAACAAGAAAGCAATTCACattcatttttcaaaatctgTATCCTCAGCATTTCTTTACCTCCTCCAGTGCTTtcaaaaagcactgaaatacaTGAGTAATACATAAATATTACAAAAGTTTAGTAAAATTATTCTAGAAGAGGATCAA from Ammospiza nelsoni isolate bAmmNel1 chromosome 5, bAmmNel1.pri, whole genome shotgun sequence includes:
- the ING3 gene encoding inhibitor of growth protein 3 isoform X1; this translates as MLYLEDYLEMIEQLPMDLRDRFTEMREMDLQVQNAMDQLEQRVNEFFMNAKKNKPEWREEQMTSIKKDYYKALEDADEKVQLANQIYDLVDRHLRKLDQELAKFKMELEADNAGITEILERRSLELDTPAQPVNNHHSHSHTPVEKRKHNPSHHSTTDHVPEKKFKSEALLSTLTSDASKENTPGCRNSNSSSSSNNAYNTNSSQPLASYNLGSLSSGSGAGAITMAAAQAVQATAQMKEGRRTSSLKASYEAFKNNDFQLGREFSLSRDSAGYSSSALASTLTQTLSSSTTDSRSGRKSKNNNKSSSQQSSSSSSSSSLSSCSSSSALAQELSQQTAVIPESDSNSQVDWTYDPNEPRYCICNQVSYGEMVGCDNQDCPIEWFHYGCVGLTEAPKGKWYCPQCTAAMKRRGSRHK
- the ING3 gene encoding inhibitor of growth protein 3 isoform X2, translated to MLYLEDYLEMIEQLPMDLRDRFTEMREMDLQVQNAMDQLEQRVNEFFMNAKKNKPEWREEQMTSIKKDYYKALEDADEKVQLANQIYDLVDRHLRKLDQELAKFKMELEADNAGITEILERRSLELDTPAQPVNNHHSHSHTPVEKRKHNPSHHSTTDHVPEKKFKSEALLSTLTSDASKENTPGSGAGAITMAAAQAVQATAQMKEGRRTSSLKASYEAFKNNDFQLGREFSLSRDSAGYSSSALASTLTQTLSSSTTDSRSGRKSKNNNKSSSQQSSSSSSSSSLSSCSSSSALAQELSQQTAVIPESDSNSQVDWTYDPNEPRYCICNQVSYGEMVGCDNQDCPIEWFHYGCVGLTEAPKGKWYCPQCTAAMKRRGSRHK
- the ING3 gene encoding inhibitor of growth protein 3 isoform X3; protein product: MDQLEQRVNEFFMNAKKNKPEWREEQMTSIKKDYYKALEDADEKVQLANQIYDLVDRHLRKLDQELAKFKMELEADNAGITEILERRSLELDTPAQPVNNHHSHSHTPVEKRKHNPSHHSTTDHVPEKKFKSEALLSTLTSDASKENTPGCRNSNSSSSSNNAYNTNSSQPLASYNLGSLSSGSGAGAITMAAAQAVQATAQMKEGRRTSSLKASYEAFKNNDFQLGREFSLSRDSAGYSSSALASTLTQTLSSSTTDSRSGRKSKNNNKSSSQQSSSSSSSSSLSSCSSSSALAQELSQQTAVIPESDSNSQVDWTYDPNEPRYCICNQVSYGEMVGCDNQDCPIEWFHYGCVGLTEAPKGKWYCPQCTAAMKRRGSRHK